In Penaeus monodon isolate SGIC_2016 chromosome 7, NSTDA_Pmon_1, whole genome shotgun sequence, the following are encoded in one genomic region:
- the LOC119575649 gene encoding acidic proline-rich protein HP43A-like has translation MTSYSKGKRFQHDEMLVSEVQEATDVQEGHRRSRRTQTSKKATDVQEGHRRTRRPQTSKKDTDVQGGHRPSEESTDRPAKPQTVRGSHRPSEESTDRPGKPQTVRGSHRPSGEATDRPRKPQTVLGSHRPSEEATDRPRKPQTVLRSHRPS, from the coding sequence ATGACGTCATATTCGAAGGGTAAACGTTTCCAACATGATGAGATGCTGGTTTCAGAAGTCCAAGAAGCCACAGACGTCCAAGAAGGACACAGACGTTCAAGAAGGACACAGACGTCCAAGAAGGCCACAGACGTCCAAGAAGGCCACAGACGTACAAGAAGGCCACAGACATCCAAGAAGGACACAGACGTCCAAGGAGGCCACAGACCGTCCGAAGAGTCCACAGACCGTCCGGCGAAGCCACAGACCGTCCGAGGAAGCCACAGACCGTCCGAAGAGTCCACAGACCGTCCGGGGAAGCCACAGACCGTCCGGGGAAGCCACAGACCGTCCGGGGAAGCCACAGACCGTCCTAGGAAGCCACAGACCGTCCTAGGAAGCCACAGACCATCCGAGGAAGCCACAGACCGTCCTAGGAAGCCACAGACAGTCCTAAGAAGCCACAGACCGTCCTAG